Within Amycolatopsis sp. FDAARGOS 1241, the genomic segment TGGCTCCCCCGCCGCCGGGACCGCAGGATCAGTGCCATGAACCCCACCACGGCGACCAGCACGCGGATGCAGGCGATCACCATTCCCGAGTTCGACACCGCGCAGGTACTGCGCTTCGCCGAACTCGACGTCCCCCCAACCCGGCCCCGGCCAGGTGTCTCTCGACGTGACCCACGCGGGCGCGAACTTCGCCGAGGTCCTCTGCCGGCGGGGGATGGTCGACGTGCCGCTGCCGTTCGGGTCGCCGGCCGGATCCGCGCCCTCGGCCCCGGTGTCGACGGGCTGCGGGCCGGGCAGCCGGTCGCGGCACTGACCATCGTCGAGGCCACCAGATCCGCCGAAGTGGCGGTCACTTCGGCGGATCTGGTGGTCCCGCTCGACGACGTCGGCCTCTCGCCCGCTCTCGCAGCCGCTCTGCCGTCCAACAGCACCACGGCTTCGCTCGTGCTGGACCGGATCGCGCGGATCGAGCCCGGGGAGAGCGTGCTGGTGCACGCCGCCGCGGGCGGGGTCGGCAGCCAGCCGGGTCAGGCGGCGCGGCTGCTGGGACGGGCCGCGTCGTCGGCACTGTCGGCAGCGCAGCGAAGATCGACGTCGCCCGGGGCTTCGGCTACGACGAGGTCGTGCTGCGCGACCGGCTCCCCGGGGCCGGTGAGTTCGACATCGCCGTGGACATGATCGGGGACGGCACGCGCCGGACGGGCTGGCGCCCCTGGGCCGCCTGGTCGTGATGGGCAACGCCTCGGGCGCCGACGACGTCGGGATGCCGGCCAACGAGCTGTGGTTTTGAACAAGACGGTGTCCGGGTTCAACCTCGCCGCGTTCGCCGCGGCGCGCCCCGTGCAGACTGGGCGCGCGCTGCGCCGCGCGGTGGCCGCCGCTGCGCGCGGGGACCTGCGGGTGCAAGTGGAAACCGTACCCTGGGAACAGGTCGCCGACGTCCACCGCCGCCTCGAAACCGGTGCCACGACGGGCAAGATCGTCCTGGAGGTCGGGCGCTGAGGTGGTGGTGCCCGTACTGAGGAGGGCACCACCACCGTGGCTACAGCGTCGGCGACCGGCCCTCGAACGGGGTCGAGAGGACCACCGTGGTGCGGGTCGAGACCTTCGCGGCTTCCCGGATCCGGCGCAGCAGGTCCTCCAGCCCGAGCGGGGACGCGACGCGCACCAGCAGGATGTAGGACTCGTCGCCGGCGACCGAGTAGCAGGACTCGATCTCGGTGATGTGCTGGATACGTTGCGGGTAGTCGTCCGGTGCGGCGGGATCGTTCGGGGTGAGCGAGATCAGCGCGGTGAGCGGCAGGCCGATCTGCTCGCCGTCGAGGCGGGCGGTGTAGCCGAGGATCACGCCGCGCTGTTCGAGGCGCCGCACCCGCTGGTGGACGGCGGACACGGACAGCCCGACGCGTTCGGCGAGGTCGGTGAAGCTGCGCCGTCCGTCCGCCGCGAGTTCCCGGACGATCGCCTGGTCGAGCGGTTCGAGGGGGCCGCTCATGCGTCGAGCACGACGAGTTCGTGCGGCCGCCTGTTGACGGCCTCCACCCCGGTCTCGGTCACCACGACGATGTCCTCGATGCGGGCGCCCCAGCGGCCCGGCTGGTAGATGCCCGGCTCGACGCTGAAGGCCATGCCCGGTTCGAGCGCCAAGGTGTTGCCGGCGATGATGTAGGGCTCTTCGTGCACGTCGAGGCCGATGCCGTGGCCGGTGCGGTGGATGAAGTACTCGCCGAAGCCGGCGGCCTCGATCACGTCGCGGGCGGCGGCGTCGATCGATTCGGCCGTGGCGCCCGGGCGGACCGCGTCGACCGCGGCCTGCTGGGCCTGCTGCAGCACGGCGTAGGTGGCGGCGACGTCGGCGTCGCGGGGTTCGCCGACGGCGTAGGTGCGGGTGGAGTCGGAGTTGTAGCCCTCGGGCAGGGGGCCGCCGATGTCGACGACGACCACGTCACCACGTTCGATCACGCGCTCGGACACGTCGTGGTGAGGGCTGGCGCCGTTGGGGCCGGAGCCGACGATCACGAAGTCGGCCACCACGTGGCCCTCCTCGACGATCGCGGCGGCGATGTCGGCACCGACCTCGGCTTCGGTCCGGCCGGGGCGCAGCCATTCGCCGACGCGGGCGTGGACGCGGTCGATCGCGGCGCCGGCGGCGCGCAGAGCGGCGAGCTCGGTAGCGTCCTTGCGCATCCGCAGCTCACGCACGACCGGGCCGGCCAGGGTCTGCTCGGCGTCGCCGAGGGCGGCACGCAGCGCGAGCACGTGCAGGGCGGGTGTGAAGTCGCTGACCGCGACGCGGGCGGGCTTGCCGAGCCGGTCGGCCACGAGCCGGTACGGGTCGTCGCCGTCGACCCAGGTCACGACCTCGACGCCGAGGTCGGCGGTGGGGACGTCGCTGTAGCCGGGGGCCTCCAGCTTGGGCACGACCAGGGCGGGGGTGCCGTCGGCGGGGATCACGAGCGTGGTGAGCCGTTCGAACGAGCCGCCCGCCTGGCCGAGCAGGTAGCGCAGGTCGGATCCGGGGGCGATGAGCAGGGCATCGGTGTCCGCGGCGGCGGCCGCCTGCGCGGCGCGGTCAAGGCGGGCGCGGAGCGCGGCGGCGTCCGGAGCGGGCGTGTGGAGGGATCGGCGCGACATGCGGCTGAGCCTAGTACCGGCGTGCGCGGCTGCCCGTCACCCGGGCGCGGCCGGAGTTTCGAACAGCGCCTGCAGCGCGGTGAGCATGAGCGCGGACCACACGAGGTGGGTCAGCAGCGGCGCCTGGATCCCGCCGGTGGCGCGGCGCTGCAGCCCGAACAGTGTGCCCATCCCGATCGACGCGAGCACCAGCGCGGGGTTGCGGGTGGCCACAGTGGACAGCGCGTACACGGCGGTCGACGTGGTGACCGGGGCGCGGGTGACCGAGCCTTGTAAGACGCCGCGGAAGAAGACCTCCTCGGCCGCCCCGGTGACCAGGGCGGCCGCGTAGACCGCCGGCCCACAGCCGCGGTGGGCGTAGGCGAGCACCCCGGACAGGGCGCGCGAGAGCGTCGGGATGCGCCGTGCAAGCAGCGCGCAGCCGTAGAACACGCCGAACGCGCCGGCCGCGAGCGCGACCGGTCCGGCGACGGGGTGGCGGGACCGCCCACGCGGGGGTGGCCCGGCGGCGAAGCCACCCGCGAACCAGGTGGCGGCGACGGCGCCGGTCAGCACCGGGAAACGGCGCGAGCCCGGTTCGGTCGAGAGCGACCAGCCGAGCAGGCCGGTCCCGGTCGCGGTGACCGCGGCCAGCAGCCGGCGGCGCATCAGGCCGCCCGGGCGCGTTCGGCGAGCGCCGCCAGCGCCGCGGAGTCGAAGTCCATGGGTTCGAACGGTACGACGTCGCGGATGGCGTCGTCGCGCACCACCACTTCGTTGACCATCGAGTCGACGAGCGTGCGGCCGGTGGCGACGTCGACGTCGGTGACGAGCGCGAGCCAGTAGGACGAGAGCCGTGGGGTGAGCAGCGGGATCGGCAGGATCACGGGGTGGCGGCCTTCGAGCCGCGCGACGCGGCGCAGCATGTCCAGGTAGGCGAGTTGTTCGCTGCCGCCGATCTCGAACGTCCGCCCTTCGGCCGCGGCGGGTTCGAGCACGCCCGCGAGGTAGCGCACGACGTCGGCGATCGCGATCGGCTGGGCGCGCGTGCCGGCCCAGCGCGGGGTGACCATGGCGGGCAGGTGCTCCACGAGCTGGCGGGTTATCTCCCACGAGATGCCACCGTGGCCGATCACGATCCCGGCGCGCAGCACCGTCACCGGCACGCCGGTGGTGGCCAGCAGGTGCTCGACCTGGCGGCGGCTGCGCAGGTGCGCGGACAGCTGGTCGGAGTCTTGGCCGAGCCCGCCGAGGTAGACGATGCGGCCCACGCGTGCGTCGCGGGCAGCGTGGGCGAACGCGCGGGCCGCGGCGGCGTCGCGCCGTTCGAAGTCGCGCGCGTCGAGCGAGTGCACGAGGTAGTAGGCCGCTTCCACTCCGGTGAGAGCCTGCTCGAGCGAGGCGCGGTCGTCGACGTCGCCGTACACGGCGGCCCCGGCGCCGCGGTAGCCGCCCGGGTTGCGAGTCATGGCCCGCACGTCGTGCCCGGCACCGGTCAGCGACTCGGCCAGGCGGCTGCCCACGAAGCCGGACGCCCCGGTGACCAGTACGCGCACGCCGCTCCCCTCTCCTCGATTCCTGCCGCGGGGATACCCGAGACGGGCGGGCGGAAACCGGGCGGCGCGTCACGTGCCGTGCGCGGTGGCCGGACGTGGCAGGCTGGGCCCGTGACCGGACCACTCGCCCTCCTCGACTCCGCGAGCCTGTACTTCCGCTCGTACTTCGCGCTGCCCGATTCGATGACCGCGCCCGACGGCACGCCGGTCAACGCAGTGCGCGGCTTCACCGACACGCTGGCGCGCATCCTCACCGACCGGCGCCCCTCGCGGCTGGTCGCGTGCCTGGACGCGGACTGGCGCCCGAAGTTCCGCACCGACTTGTTGCCGAGCTACAAAGCGCACCGGGTCGCCGAGCCGGGTGACGGTTCGCCCGACGTGGAGGAGGTGCCGGACACCCTGACGCCGCAGGTGCCGGTGATCCTCGACGTGCTGGCCGCGTTCGGGTTCGCCACGGCCGAAGCCGCCGGCTACGAGGCCGACGACGTGATCGGCGCGCTCGCGACGCGCGAGACCGCCGTGCCGGTCGAGGTCATCACGGGTGACCGCGACCTGTTCCAGCTGGTGCGCGCGACGCCGACCCCGGCCTCGGTCGTGTATGTGGGCAAGGGCTGGGCGAAGGCCGAGGTGCTGGGACAGCGGGAGATCGCCGAGCGCTACGCTGTGCCGGCCGAGAACGCGGGTCCGGCGTACGCGGACATGGCCGCGCTTCGCGGGGACCCCTCGGACGGACTGCCCGGGGTCGCCGGGATCGGCGAGAAGACGGCCGCGAAGCTGATCACGCAGTTCGGGTCGCTGGAGGACCTCGTCGCAGCCGCGGAGTCGGGCGATTCGCGGCTGCCGCTGAAGATGCGGCTGAAGCTGAAGGACGCGGCCGGCTACCTCGCCGTGGCGCCGAAGGTCGTGCGGGTGGCCGTCGACGCTGAGGTGGCGCAGTCCGGGCCGGACGCGGTGCCGGCGAGCCCCGCGGACCCGGACCGGGTCGTGGAGCTGGCCGAGCGGTGGAACCTGGGCAACTCCGTCAAGCGGCTGCTGGCGGCGCTGCCGAAGGAGTAGGCGGCTCAGAAGTAGGTGCCGCACCAGGGACGCAGCCCGGTGGTGAACAGCGTGTCGGCGCGAGTGAGCGCCGCCGGGTCCGCCGCGGTGATGCGCCCGGCGTGGGCCAGGGTCGTCGCGCGCCACTCGCCGAGGTAGAGCATGGCGAGGGTGTCGACGTCCAGCTGGAAGTCCGTGGGGGCGTCGGTGCGTTCGGCGCCTTCGGGACCGACGCGGTAGCGGCCGGCGTTGGCCGGCAGCAGCCGGTCGGCAACGTCGAGGACCACCGGCTGCGCGGCGCCGTAGCTGCGGGCGGCCAGTGCGGCGGGCACGTCGACCAGCCGCACCCACAGGTCGTCTTCGAGGGCGGTGGTGCGGGCGCGCCGGTAGTCGGTGAGCAGGGCCGCGACGGGTTCGTCGGCCGGCCGGTAGCGGGCGCGCACCGTTGCGACGAGGTCGATCGTGAGCACGAACCCCCACAGCGCGGTGATCGCTTCGGGGTTCGCCCCGTGCAGGTCACGCACGTCGAGCAGCGCTCCGCGTTCGGGGTCGGCCGCGGTGGTCTGATCCAGGCTGGTGAACAGCGCGAAGCCGTCGTCGCCGTCGGGTCCGGTGTGGACGGCCACGCGGTAGCCGCCGTCTCGGGTGACGCGGCGGTTGTGCGCGATGGGCCACCACGGTGCGGGGCGGGCGATCATGCCCGGCCGGTGCAGCCCGATCCGGTGGTACAGCGCGGGAATCAGGTCGCGCGCCTCGTCCGGGTCGAGCAGGCGCACGGCCCCGCCGGACGCGGCGCCGTCGCGCAGATGCGCGGGGCGGGTGACTTCGACGGTCGCGCCCAGCGCGGCTGGGCCGTAGCCGAACCGGCCGTAGATCACGGCTTCGCTGGCGTGCAGGCACGCGATGGTAGTGCCGCTCGCCGCGAGATCGGTCAGCTGCGCGGACATCAGCGCGGTGAGCACACCGCGGCGGGTCCAGTCCGCGCGCACGCCGACCCCGTCGACCGCCGTCGCGGACACCGTTGCGCTGCCGGGAACGCCGATCCTGGTGGGGAACCCGCTGGCGATCCCGATCGGACGGTCGGCGGCGAAGGCGCCGAACTTCCCAGGCGCGGCCCAGGAATCTCCGAATTGCGCCCACGCATCGTCCGACGGCAGCGGCGAGTGCAGTGCCTGCAGCAGCAAGTCGAACGTGGGCCGGCGCTCGTCTTCGGTGATCGGCCGGACGGAGAAGTCGCTCATGCGGCGATCCAACCAAGCTCGCCGCGCCCGCGCACGCGGTTATCGCGGGGGGTCGACGCGGTAGTCACCGTCGGTGCCGGTGACCGTGATGGGCACGCTTTTGGGCTCCCCCGCGATCTCGACCACGCAGTGGAACGTGGAGCCGTCGGTGACGGCTTGCCGGTCAGGGCAGCTGACCTCGCCGACGTCTCGCAGCTGGTAGGTGCCGGTGAGGATCTTCGCGACGGCGGCGTCCATCGCCTTCGCGTCGAACACCCGTCCCGGCCCCGTGGCCGACGGCGCGCTGCTGCCGGTGCTGCCCGGCGACGCGCCGGCGGGCGCGGTGACGGTCACGGTTTTCACGGGCGGCTCCGGTTCGGGGCTTGTCGAGCAGCTCGTGGTGAGCAGCAGCCCGAGGCCGCACAGACTCAGCACCGCCACGGCGCGCATGTCCCCGCTCCTCCGCCCCCCGTAGCCCGGTTCCGGGCGCTTGGTCAAGGTCAGAAGAAAGTACCGCACCACGAGGCGCGGCGCGTCCCGAACAGCGTGTCCACGTGCGCCGGGGCGGCCGCGTCGAGGACCTCGATCCGGCCGGTGCCGGCGAGGTCGGACGCGCGCCACGCTCCGAAGTAGAGCATCGCCAGCGAAGCGGCGTCGAGGCGCAACGCGGGTTCGGAGTCGCTGCGTTCCGCGCCGTCGGCGCCCACGCGGTAGCAGCCGTCATTGGCGGGCAGGTGCGGGTCCCGCACCTCGAGCACCACCGGTTCGGCCGGGGCGTAGGTGCGGGCGGTGAGCGCGGCCGGGACGTCGACCACGCGCAGCCACAGCTCGTCCTCCACGCCGGTGACCTTGACCGCGCGCGGGTCGGTGAACAGCAGCTCGGCCGGTTCGTCGAGCGGGCGGGCGATCGCGGAGATCTCGTCGACGAGGTCGACCGACAGCAGGAACCGCCACAGCCCGGCGAACGCGGCCGGGTTGGTGTACTGGAGCTGCAGCACGGTCATCTTCTGGCGGCCCGCGTCGCGGTTCACGTGGTAGACGGCGAAGCCGTCCACGCCGTCCTGACCGCGGTGCACCGCGGTCTCGATCGGGCTCGACTCGCGGCGCAGGTAGTTCTCGTGCGGGGGCCAGTAGTACGGGGGCCGGGTCATCGTGCCGGCGCGGGTCGGGCTCGTGGCGGCGTAGAGGTCGGGCCACTGGATCGCGGCCTGCTCGAGGCCGAACACGTTGACCTCGCCGCCGGCCGGAACGTGTGCCCGCAGCCGGGCGCGGTGGCGGTCGACGGTGAGGTCGCGGCTGAGGGTCGCGACGCCGTAGCCGTAGCGCCCGTAGATGACGCCTTCACTGGCGTGCAGGGTCGCGAGCGTGACACCGCGTTCGGCGAAGTCCTGCAGCTGCGCGGTCATCATCGAGCTGAGTACCCCGCGGCGGGTCCGGCCGGCCCGGACTCCGACGCCGGTGACGGCCGCGAGCGGCACGCGTGCACCGCCGGGCACGACCGTTTCTGCGTCGAACGCGTACACCGTGCCGATCAGCTCGGGGTCGTACGCGCCGAACCGGCGCGACCCCGGGGCCTGGAGCGCATCGGCGACGCGCTCCCATTCCTCGTCGCTGCCGGCTTTGACGTGCAGGGCCGAACGGAACAGGTTCCAGGCCGCGCGGTGCTCGTCGGCGGTCTTCAGGAGCCGTACGGTGTGGTCGCTCATGGCCGGATCATCCTGTGCCGCGCGCGGGGTGGTCCACCGATTTACCGCGGGTCAGCCGGCGGCGGGTGGTGAGACCTCGTAGTTGCCGTCGGTGCCCTTGACGGTGATCTTCACCTGCTGCGGCTTGCCGTTGATGGTCGCGGTGCACTCGAACGTGGCGCCGTCGGCGACCTTCTGCTCGGCCGGGCAGGTGACGCCGCCGACGCCTTCGATCTTGTAGGTGTCGGTGAGCAGCTTCGCGACGTCGGTCTGCATCTGGGTGTTGTTGAAGACCTCGGTCTTGAAGAAGCCCGGCGCGACGAACCCGAGGATCGCGACCACCGCGACGACCACGACGAGCGCGCCGACGCCGATGAACAGGCCCTTCTTCGACTTCGGCTGCTCTCCGGAGCCTCCGGCGGTCTGGGCCACGGCGGTGGCCTGGCCGTAGTCGTACTGGCCGGGTGGCTGCTGGCCGTAGGCGGGCTGGGCGTGCGGGCCGCTCGGGGGCTGCTGGCCGTAGAGCGGCTGCTGCTGCGGCCCGCTCTGCGGGTAGCCACCGCCGGGCTGCTGCCCGTATGGGGGCTGCTGCTGGCGGTTGGGGTCGTAGGGCTGCCCGTACGGCTGCGGGGGCGGCTGCTGGCCCCACTGCGGCTGCTGCGGTGGGGTGAAGCCGCCGGGCTGTTGCCCGTACTGCGGTTGCTGGCCGTACTGGGGCTGCTGCTGGGGTTGCTGGGGTTGAACCCACTGGGTGGGCTGCGAGTCGTAGGTCTGGGGCTGCTGCTGGCCGTACTGCTGCGGGTTGTAGGGCTGCTGCTGTTCCTGCGGCCCGCTCGGCGGGTAGGCGCCGCCCGGCTGTTGCCCGTACTGCGGCTGCTGCCCGTACTGGGGCTGCTGGGGGTCGTTGCCGCCATACGGCGTGCTCATCGCTTGCCTCCGCCTTGTTCTCCTGCCGCAGCAGTTCCGCCCGGCCCGGGAGGGGCTGCTGCCCACGGTGTCGTGCGCGATCCAACCACAGGTCGGGGCCGAGCACACGCGTCCACGCACACCCTGTCCGACCGGTGACCTTCGCGTGCCCGCGAGCGCCTTTCGGGTAACGCGGATTTCACGCGCCACCGGCCGCGACGACGCCGCGGCGCAGGGCGCGCACGGCGTCCGCGGCGGTGGCGCCGACGGGATCGGCCTTGCCGAGGACGTCGCGGATCTGGTCGAGCAGGTCGATCACCTGACGTGACCAGCGCACGAAATCACCGGCCGAGAGCTCCTGGCCGTTGGTCTCGGCGGCGGTGAGGACCTTTTCGAGCGATTCGCCGCGGGCCCAGCGGTAGACCGGCCAGGCGAAGCCGGCGTCGGGTTCGCGGGTGCGCTCGAGGTGGTGGCGGCGTTCGTCCTCGGTGAGGTCCACCCACAGCTTGGTGGTCTCCTCCCAGGCTTTGGGCACGGCGCCGCCGGGCAGCCGCGGCTCCCCCGCCGTGTCGCGGCGGGCTTCGAACACGAGCGTGGAGACCACGGCGGCGAGTTCGGCGGGGCCGAGGTTCTCCCACACGCCGTGGCGGATGCATTCGGCGGCGAGCAGGTCGGACTCGCTGTAGAGGCGGGCGAGGCGGTGGCCGTGCTCGGTGACGCGGTCCTCACCGGTGCCGGGGCCGAGGTAGCCGCGTTCGCCGAGGAGGGCGAGGATGCGGTCGAACGCGCGGGCCAGTGAGTGCGTGGTGGCGGCGACCTTGCGTTCGAGCTGCTCGGTTTCGGCCTGCAGCCGCTGGTAGCGCTCGACCCAGCGCAGGTTGGCCTCGCGTTCGGCGAGGCCGTGGCAGGGGTGGGCGCGCAGGGCGCGGCGCAGCGAGTTCAGCTCGGCGTCGTCGCCCGCGCCGGGGCGGCGGCGCGGGCGGCCGGGCAGGGCGATGCCGGCGTTGCGCAGCGAGGACGCGATGTCGCGGCGGGTTTTGGGCGAGCGCAGCTCGATGTGCTTGGGCAGGCGGATGCGCCCGAGCGGCTCGACCGGCGACGGGAAGTCCGCCACCGACAGCGGGCCCGACCAGCGGTCTTCGGTGACGACCACGGGCCGGGGTTCGCGGATCGGGTCCAGGCCCGGGTCGACGACCACGGCGAGGCCGGCGCGGCGGCCCGCGGGCACGGCGATCACGTCGCCTTTGCGCAGCTTCTCCAGCGACTCGGCGGTGCCGGCGCGGCGGGCGGCGGTGTTCTGGCGTGACAGCGCCTTCTCCCGCGCCGAGATCTTCGCGCGCAGCTCCACGTATTCCAGCATCTCGTCGAACTCGCCGGTGACCGCGCCCGCGTAGCCCTTGAGGGCTTCCTTGTTGCGTTCGATGCGCCGGGCGGTGCCGACCACGGAGCGGTCGGCCTGGAACTGGGCGAAGGACTGCTCCAGCAGCTCGCGGGCGGCGTCGGCGCCGACCTGGGCGACGAGGTTGACGGCCATGTTGTAGCCGGGCCGGAACGACGAGCGCAGCGGGTAGGTGCGGGTGGAGGCCAGGCCGGCGACCTGCTTGGGGTCCACGCCCGGCTGCCACGCGACCACAGCGTGGCCTTCGACGTCGATGCCGCGGCGCCCGGCGCGGCCGGTGAGCTGGGTGTACTCGCCCGGGGTGAGGTCGACGTGAGCTTCGCCGTTGTACTTGACCAGCCTCTCGAGCACGACGGTGCGGGCGGGCATGTTGATGCCGAGCGCGAGGGTCTCGGTGGCGAACACGACCTTGACCAGGCCGCGGACGAACAGTTCCTCCACGGTCTCCTTGAACGCGGGCAGCAGCCCGGCGTGGTGGCCGGCGAAGCCGCGTTCGAGGGCTTCGCGCCACTCCCAGTAGCCCAGCACCCCGAGGTCGCCCTCGGGCAGGTCGGCGGTGCGTTCGTCGATGATCCGGCGGATTTCCTCGACCTGTTCGGGTCCGTTGAGCCGCAGGCCCGAGCGCACGCACTGGGCGACGGCGGCGTCGCAGCCGGCGCGGGAGAAGATGAACACGATCGCGGGCAGCAGCCCAGCCGCGTCGAGCCGTTCGGTGACGTCGACACGGGAGGGCGGGCGGAACCGCGGCGGGCGGGGTGCGCCGCGGCGGCCGCCGCGGTTGCCGCGCAGGGCCGCGGGCGCGAAGCGGCCGATCTCCTCGGTGCGGCGCAGGAGGCCGGGGTTGATCTTCAGCTCGGCGCCGGGGTCGGCTTCGTCCTGGCCGGCGAACAGGTCCAGCAGGCGGTTGCCGACGAGCATGTGCTGCCACAGCGGGACGGGCCGGTGCTCGTCGACGACGACGGTGGTGTCGCCGCGGACTTCCACGAGCCACTCGCCGAACTCCTCGGCGTTGCTCACGGTGGCCGACAGCCCGACCACGCGGACGTGTTCGGGCAGGTGGAGGATCACTTCCTCCCACACGGCGCCGCGGAAGCGGTCGGCGAGGTAGTGGACCTCGTCCATCACGACGTAGCCGAGCTCCGGGATGCTGGAGCTGCCGGCGTAGAGCATGTTCCGCAGGACCTCGGTGGTCATCACGACCACCTGGGCGTTGCCGTTGATGGAGGTGTCGCCGGTCAGCAGGCCGACGGCGTCGGTGCCGTAGCGGCCGACGAGGTCGGCGTACTTCTGGTTCGACAGCGCCTTGATGGGGGTCGTGTAGAAGCACTTGCGGCCTTCGGCCAGCGCCAGGTGCACCGCGAACTCGCCGACGACGGTCTTGCCGGCGCCGGTGGGCGCGCACACGAGCACCCCGTGGCCGTCTTCGAGGGCTTCGCAGCCACGGACCTGGAACTCGTCGAACTCGAAGGACACCTCGCCCGCGAAGCGCGTCAGCTCGGGGTACTTGCCGCGGCGGCGCGAGACCGCATAGGCCTCGGCCGGGGATGGTGAAGGGCTACTGGCCACCCACTCAGGGTTCCACACGGCACCGACAGTCCGCACGCGGCGTGCCGACCGTTCGGTGACCGGCCGGTTACGGGGTCGGTGCGACGACGGTGAGCGCGCCGGGCACGCAGGTGGCGGTGACGGGGGTGCTGCCCTGCGATTCGCCGTCGGCGTAGGCGGGCCAGCCGGCGCTTTCGGGGGTTTGCGGGCCGTCGATGCTGAGGGTGCGGGTGCGCAGGGTGCGTACGGCGGGGTGGTCGAGGTGGGCGCCGGTGCGCAGGCCGGGCAGCAGGCGCAGCAGCTGCAGGCGGCCGGCTGCGCCGATGATCGTGACGTCGAACAGGCCGTCGTCGGGGGTGGCCCGGGGGCAGATGGGGACGCCGCCGCCGTAGTAGGGGGTGTTGCCGACGGCGACGAGGGTGGCGTCGAGTTCGAGGGTCTCCTCGTCGGTGCGGAGGGTGACGGGGCGGGGCTTGAACGCGGCGAGCTCGGCGAGGATGGCGACGTCGTAGCGGAGCGGTCCGGCGGGCCAGCGGAGGCTGTTGGCACGGGCGTTGACCGCTGCGTCGAAGCCGGAGCACAGGACGGTGGCGAACCAGGCGGCGCCGGTGCGGCCGAGGTCGAGCCGGCGCCGGGTGCCGGCCCGCAGCGCGGCGGCAAGGGCGTCGGTGGCCCGGATTGTGTCGGGTGGGGTGCCGAGGGCGCGGGCGAAGTCGTTGCCGGTACCGGAGGGGATGAGGCCGAGGGCGACGTCGTGGTCGGCGCAGAACTGCACGCCCTGGTGGGCGGCGCCGTCGCCGCCGAGGACGACGAGCACGTCGAGGCCCTCGGCGTGGGAGGAGCGCATGAGGGCGCGGGATTGCTCGACGCTGGTGGCGACGAGCACGTCGAGCCGGTCGACGGCGGGACGCAGCCGATCGGCGACGGCGTCGGCGATCCGGGCCGCGGCTCCGTGGCCGGAGGCCGGGTGGACGGCCAGCGCTGCGTTCACGCCCACGGGCGGCTACGTGATGTCGT encodes:
- a CDS encoding DUF4333 domain-containing protein; the protein is MSTPYGGNDPQQPQYGQQPQYGQQPGGAYPPSGPQEQQQPYNPQQYGQQQPQTYDSQPTQWVQPQQPQQQPQYGQQPQYGQQPGGFTPPQQPQWGQQPPPQPYGQPYDPNRQQQPPYGQQPGGGYPQSGPQQQPLYGQQPPSGPHAQPAYGQQPPGQYDYGQATAVAQTAGGSGEQPKSKKGLFIGVGALVVVVAVVAILGFVAPGFFKTEVFNNTQMQTDVAKLLTDTYKIEGVGGVTCPAEQKVADGATFECTATINGKPQQVKITVKGTDGNYEVSPPAAG
- a CDS encoding RNA helicase — translated: MASSPSPSPAEAYAVSRRRGKYPELTRFAGEVSFEFDEFQVRGCEALEDGHGVLVCAPTGAGKTVVGEFAVHLALAEGRKCFYTTPIKALSNQKYADLVGRYGTDAVGLLTGDTSINGNAQVVVMTTEVLRNMLYAGSSSIPELGYVVMDEVHYLADRFRGAVWEEVILHLPEHVRVVGLSATVSNAEEFGEWLVEVRGDTTVVVDEHRPVPLWQHMLVGNRLLDLFAGQDEADPGAELKINPGLLRRTEEIGRFAPAALRGNRGGRRGAPRPPRFRPPSRVDVTERLDAAGLLPAIVFIFSRAGCDAAVAQCVRSGLRLNGPEQVEEIRRIIDERTADLPEGDLGVLGYWEWREALERGFAGHHAGLLPAFKETVEELFVRGLVKVVFATETLALGINMPARTVVLERLVKYNGEAHVDLTPGEYTQLTGRAGRRGIDVEGHAVVAWQPGVDPKQVAGLASTRTYPLRSSFRPGYNMAVNLVAQVGADAARELLEQSFAQFQADRSVVGTARRIERNKEALKGYAGAVTGEFDEMLEYVELRAKISAREKALSRQNTAARRAGTAESLEKLRKGDVIAVPAGRRAGLAVVVDPGLDPIREPRPVVVTEDRWSGPLSVADFPSPVEPLGRIRLPKHIELRSPKTRRDIASSLRNAGIALPGRPRRRPGAGDDAELNSLRRALRAHPCHGLAEREANLRWVERYQRLQAETEQLERKVAATTHSLARAFDRILALLGERGYLGPGTGEDRVTEHGHRLARLYSESDLLAAECIRHGVWENLGPAELAAVVSTLVFEARRDTAGEPRLPGGAVPKAWEETTKLWVDLTEDERRHHLERTREPDAGFAWPVYRWARGESLEKVLTAAETNGQELSAGDFVRWSRQVIDLLDQIRDVLGKADPVGATAADAVRALRRGVVAAGGA
- a CDS encoding diacylglycerol kinase family protein, with the translated sequence MGVNAALAVHPASGHGAAARIADAVADRLRPAVDRLDVLVATSVEQSRALMRSSHAEGLDVLVVLGGDGAAHQGVQFCADHDVALGLIPSGTGNDFARALGTPPDTIRATDALAAALRAGTRRRLDLGRTGAAWFATVLCSGFDAAVNARANSLRWPAGPLRYDVAILAELAAFKPRPVTLRTDEETLELDATLVAVGNTPYYGGGVPICPRATPDDGLFDVTIIGAAGRLQLLRLLPGLRTGAHLDHPAVRTLRTRTLSIDGPQTPESAGWPAYADGESQGSTPVTATCVPGALTVVAPTP